The Bradysia coprophila strain Holo2 chromosome X, BU_Bcop_v1, whole genome shotgun sequence genomic interval TCAGTTAGCATACCTGCCTGTTGTAATATATGTACCTGCGTTGGCATTCAATCAAGGTAGGTTTGCTACGACACAGTTCTTCAATTAGTTTATCTGATACCCAACAAATGTAACACATTTCCTTATCATTTCAGTGACTGGCGTCAACATACACATAGTCACCCCGTTCGTGTGTGtgatttgcatattttatacTCTAGTTGTAAGCTCACTTACCCCGATACAAAATCCATAAAAGATCTGCGAAATTTTTGTAGTTCAAAACTGAGAGTAAAATAAGACAAGTCTTTTATGGAAAGCCGCAGCCGATgagatattttaaacaaaaaaaaacatttcaggGTGGAATTAAAGCTGTCGTATGCACAGATTGCATTCAAACGGTGGTGATGATTGGATCGATGCTGTTGATAATTGTTAAAGGTACCATTGATATGGGCGGATTCCAAACCGTATGGTCGCGAAATTTAGAAGGTGAACGATTAGATTTTCCAGAGTAATATTACCTATACGGCCACAATGCGTGACGATGTAAATTGATTGGTGAGTGGTTGTTCCACAGATTAACATTGGACTTAAAAGTTAGACACTCGGTGCTGTCGTTACTGGCCGGTGGAGTGCCTTATTATATTACAACCTGCTTCATTGGACAGTCTATGACCCAACGGTATCTGTCGTTGCCGACTTTGAGGAAAGCTAATTACGCGCTGGTCATTTTTGCTATAGTGCTTGCTACCATAATGGCGATATGTTGTTACAGCGGGATGCTTGTATACGCTTTGTACCGTGGCTGTGATCCTCTGAAAACAAAGGTTGTTTCAATAGATCTTATTCCGGTGTGGATTTTGTAGCGATTTATTTTCAGTTGATCAACGCGCCAGATCAACTACTGCCCCTGCTTGTGATGAATTTACTTGGTAGTTTTCCAGGTTTGCCAGGTGAAATACTTTACATTAAACATCTCTAATTACTTATGTAAAAATGAGGGTGGTTGGGTGGgtggtttttagtttttttcgtTGATGTGTCGGAAAACACCTTGTGTATAACCCGAAAAAGGGGAAGGTTCTCATCTGTACAAAATATCATTATAGGTCTCTTCGTTGCTGGGATTTTCAGCGCTTCGCTAAGTAGTCTATCAACATTTCTCAATTCAATGGCCGCTATCGTGTTGGAGGACTTCTACAAACCATTTGCTAGTCGGCCGCTTAGCGAAAAACAAACCAGCTACTTGATGAGAAGCGTTGTTTTTTGTACGGGTGTTATAGCGCTAGCTTTAGTTTTCGTTGTTGAAAAGCTGGGCACTGTGCTGCAATTGTCGATGAGTCTCACTGGAATGGTCTCCGGTCCCACATTTGGTATGTTCACAATGGGGTTGTTGTGTCCTTGGGTGCACAAGAGAGTGAGTTTGCATTGATCTACTATAAACGTGCTTTAATACTCGTTTCGATCCTACGAAATGAAGTGAACAATTTACCCAGAGCTAGAAACcgcctgaagtagttgcaaaagtcGTAAcgggaaaattttcttgagcatttttcgcaataacTTTCACAACTACTTCAAAAGACTAGAGTTGCAACAATCTGCTACCATGGTTATTGCAGTTGCATATTGTTTCTTAGGGAGCATTTACAGGAGCTATTGCGGGTATATTATCAATGATATGGGTATTGGCTAACGCTCAAAGTGACATTGCGACAGGAGAACTTACCTTTACAAAGAAACCATTAACTACCGACGAATGCGAATATGATTTTACGAATATGCTAGCGAATTCAACGACATCATCCAACGACACTAACAGGTGGGAATGGATAACATTATTTCTTCAGTAGGTGGGACATTAATGACCGATGTCATTCTTACGACAGTTCGTTCCAGATCCATCACATTTCCTACTTATTTTATACGATTTTTGGTGCCCTGATAACAATGACTGTGGGAAGTGCGGTCAGTTTGTTgtgtgaagaaaaaattgaatgtgaCATGGATACGACGCTGTTTTCGCCATTTGTCCGGAAATTTAtcaattcaaagaaaatgttaagcATACGACCTGATGTGAAGGAGAAAAGTTGTGTCATTCATGCCTTCGAAACAAATGACactcaattttgaaaatagaaagcgaaaccgattttatttttagcgaCAGCCGCACACCTTATAACAGAGACTTAAAATTGAGCCACAATCCACCAACGGGTAGAAGCAGAAATCCTTTAGGGTCAAGTACAAGAGGCTCCTGCGTTTTTGGATTTACTGTAACTTCGAAATTTCTTATGATCTCAGCTACAGCTGCCTTTGACTGTGCCAATGCAAATCTCATTCCTATGAAGAAACGTAATTTTCAAttggaattgattttttctaaGTTACGCAGGTGGTAGCTTACCTAAACACTGTCTGGGTCCATCTAAAAAGCCAAGAAAAGCTCCTTTATCTTTGTAAGCCTTCAGTCCACCATTTTCTGGACTGAAGCGATCCGGATTGAATGTGTCGGGATCGGAATAAATCCGTTCATCGTGGTGAATACAGTAAATTGGAATTTGGACAATCGTTCCCTTCTCGACGGGGATGATATTACCATCGTAGTCGGTTAGCTCCGTTGCACTGGTGCACACTTTCGAAGATATTCCAGCAGGTGGATTCTTACGTAGTGTTTCTGaccagaaaaatatttgatttcagtTTCTCTTTCGACGTGGTACACATTTTCTTGGAATCTTACCGTGGAAAGCCTGATCCATGTACGGCATATCATTTAACACATCCAGATCGATGCGTCCATTTTCACCGATATTGTCATTGATCTCTTTTCGTAATTTGTCTTGAGTTGATTTATTTGCTGCCAGATAGTACAACATCTGAAAGTGGAAAGTTTGGGCTATGGCAGCGAATTTTCAAGGGTAAAGCAAAGTTCATTACATGTGCAATTGCAATGCTGGACGTTTCGAAACCGTCTGAAAGGGATGCATCCAGTTAGATTGATATTTTCGAAGATATAAAAAACGATCTGATCTTCCAAAATGATATCATGCTTCTCCTCTTCTTTCAACTTTTCGAAGTCATCATTTCGGAAGATCCAATCAGGAGATCTCACCTAAAAAGAAGGTTATAGTGTGTGCCACCACTTCAATATCTGGcaaattcttcttcttcttaagcTGCAACAAATAATTCAGATAATCGTCCCGTTCGATTTTTTGATCTTCTCGCAGTTTGATTGCATCCGCCatcaatttcatgaaaaagtcTTGTGTTTCCTTCTTCACGAACGCCATGcgatagatttttgtaatgaaTGGGAACATTTGAATCAGCAAGAAGTAGatgataaatttaatatttggCTCGAATATGGTCGAGCCCACTTTGCGGATGACAGATTCTTCATCAGAAAATGCTTTCGAATCGACGCCGTAGATGCAACTCGATACAACATCAGTCGTGTACTTGGCAGCCAACTAAAATTAGTCATTTTGCAACAATTAGCTCATTTAGAACTCTCTCTGTGCTGGAACTGAGTCGTTTAGCACCTCTTTTGCATCGATTCCATCAGGATGCTGCTTCTTGATTTCTTGGTGGAtgaattttgtcattttcgtGCAAACATCATCGATAACCGGGTACATAGCCTTCAGCTGTAAAGTGTTGCAGtgtagaaaatttaataaattcacaaaaaaagagaaaagaatTAAGAGATGGTAAGTAGAATGGAAGTAATTTAATCCATAGATGAAGCTGAAATAGTTGAAAATCTCACCTGTATCAGGTAACCTACAATAGCCGCAACAGCTGTAGCACTCCACATACAGAACAATAGATACccggagacaaagttacctgctacaaGTGAGTAGTCAACTCTTTGTAAGTATAAAAAGCAGTAAAAACCGGAAGTGaagtaacaaaaaaagtaCACCCAAAACCGTCATCATCTTACTTTGCTGTGAGTAAATGCTGGTGTAATTTCGGCTCGTTTCTCCTTCCATTCCTCTCCGGCAAGCATAAATGGATTCCGAGCAAATATCGGATCGCTTTCTTTATCGGTCTGAATAAAGAATCAGTTATCAGTTATATTAATCCGTCTGCTGGCGGATTGAAAGGTGAAATAGATAATAATTACAAGTGAAGCCACTTCGTTGTCatggaaatttttaaaatctttcactAGAATGTCTTTGGCTGTTGAACTGTCGAGGATCAAAAGTTGTGGGGTACGGCCGGACATAATACCGATGAATGGAGATTTAGCACGGTATTGcctaattaaacaaaaattagtaGATTTCATGTTCATGCAACGTAGTATACATTATAAAAGGCAAATGAAGTGAAATCTGTGAAATTTTGGACCCGAGCCGACGGCAAGGACAACACCAGGCGCAAATTTCACCATAAACAAAAGCtgttcattttactaaaaaagCTGAGAAACTTTATCAATGGGTACCAACTTGTCGAAGATCTACAATTACTTTAACAACTCAATGTGTGGGCGTGTGGCTCTTCAACTTCTTCTGGCCTTCGGCTCGGGCTATGAACTTCCCACtggccaaaataaaaattttgaagcaggtaggtaatgtactattgtttaACCGTGGGATATATTCCTCTCCTTCGGCTCGAAACACAACTTTCCCACACGCCTCAACAAGGAAATGTCGCAGCGAGGTAGTAtttaatgtactattattacAAGTGAGTACCCCAACTTTTATCTCGCATTGTTGAGTAAATGAAATTACGTAAAAAGAAGCAATATAAATCGACGTACTTGAACACAACCATTTGTTCGTAGCAAATGTTTAATTGTTGCATAAACGATTTCGGAAACGAACCGAatatcggatatgcttttgcACTCAGAACATTACGATTTTTCCAGTACTGAAAATTCCACACCAAATACAAATAAATCAGAACGAACACACCCGATATTTGGAATAGTAACATccacattttgtttttcttttcgttttcaaaatataaatttttcctttgactTGATTCGACTTTAAGAATTGAAAcgcacaataaataataataaaaaaaacagcgAACGTCTATAAACAACCGCATTCGATTTTCTagtgtttgattttattcaaagctgattTATACAGGTACAGATCCAACCATATTACTTATGTGTATTATATACAGTGTGGGTTCGCATACATTTGCTCGTTTGAAGTTGATCTATTTTTACGACCTTTCATCATTATGTCGAAATTGTATTTGCTTCCAGGCCCCAgtctaataaataaatttcgttgggtagattaaaaaaaaataattccgtCCAGAGACAAAGCGACGGagtatatatacacaaaaaaatgatatgttatgatgatgacgatgatgtcatagaatttttgtattattatcaTCGCTCAGTTGTTATTTCATTGTAAGTAAATGAAACGCGTTGCTACATGAAATTGACCATGATATCGTTGTACAATTTGCCCAACTCTAATTAAtgggaattaaaaaaaaaacttcattgaGATAAGTGGTATCTTATACTCGTGTGTGCACCAAGTTTTGAATCCggtttttttcgcactagtcAACAGTTTTCTATATGAGCGCAGCGAGAAAactcattttataaattttcgatataaaattGACGAGATATAAATCGAAAAGGGCAACTCACATAGGAAACTTGTctattaaaatcaaataaaaacggCTATCCTCGTGAAGTAGGTTGGACCAAAATTAAGATTAAATAAGCAAGTCAATGGCTCAAACGTAAGCCTTTAGAaaaccatctgttatcgacaacggtGACCAAAATATACGGTGAGAATGTAGAGAGTCTCAAGACAGAGTACCGtgcaattctaaatttttacaaagttaaatttttggtggaaATGCTGATGAAACTAATCGTATTTACTTGATGAAACTACATCACtacattaattaaaaatacgaTTTGCTTGCATTTCcgccaaaaatttactttttacaGTTTTACAGTTTTTACAGTTTTACAGTTTTCTTATGTATGGTTCATTGGTTATGTAGAATGATTtgtaataaagtttttttccctttttacAGTCAACTTTTTAATGGGTCCATGATTTAACTAAAGAAGTAGACATTGTATCAATTTGTTACACATATTTCGATCAAAGGTAGAAAAGGAATTCGATAATAATTCGAGATAATGGTGAAATGCTTGCCGTTGTAAAAGGTTAACACTTAAACAAACAGAAGAAACCGTGGGACgagcgaaaattttattcgacgatATATTGCATCGaagatgctaccaaacttctGTAAGCTCTATTTTTCctaaaagtacatgcaattacctttctaatgacaccccacacgaccctgtgcggctcgtgtaactggagaaatttttgtaataaaagtgcatgttttcagttcgatcacctcccaccagccacacaagattcgaagaatttttttgaaagtggctttaggttctagggaccaataccaattcaggcacatataaaaaagtttaatggaaaatgcatccgatttcaagattctgtttttcaaaagaatccctcggaTGTTCTCAACTCATCAAGATTCTTTAAGATCGTTCACCCCTATTTCCCTGTTTTCAGCCATTTATCGATATGATttgcattttcttcaagttcgCGAAGACGATTCTTTGGTATAATTTGTTTAGCCTCGAAAAAACCACCGCGAGGCAACAAACAACACATTTGAATTCatagtatggccagtccgaTCCTAATTACATCTCAGCCGGTCTGAGagttatataaatatttgttgagGGATTTTTGGAATATATTTGGAGTGTCTGCATGCTTACTTCTGGCAATCAGTCATTGCATAAAAAGAGTGAAGACTTacgcaaaatgttttaatgaaGAAAACATCGAGTCAATTTTCGGCATTTTACACTTAATAATTTCTTCCAATATGTAATCCAATTGCCCGGAAACCGTGAAACGTTTCTCTTACAAGTGGACCAATTTGAGCTTCCGGAAAATCGAAACCAGTTGCACCGCCTCGAGTCAACTCAAGTGTGTACACAAGATCCACTCTTTGATCGCCAGCCATCTAAAAACGAACGACAATGTGagtttacaacaaaaacacgACTATACTAAATGCGTACATGGTCATCAGAAGCACCGAAGGCGTTTCCTAGTAGTTGGGCAATATTTCCGACAGCATACACTTTGCCAGTTTGAGCTTGGATTGCATTCCTCCACAATAGGCCAACTTCATGATGGTATGCGTGGTTTCCGATCAGTCCTGGTGAGCCCGAGAATCCCCATGGGTACAATAccatatcgccaaaactgtgTACGGTAATGTAGGTTTTGATATTCTGACGATATCTTGTCAATAAATCGTTGATTGCTTGGGATTCTGGTTCCGAAAAGGGACTAGGACCCGGGAATGTCAACGATCCAcactaaaataaatttgcagaatATTAAACCCAACGAATACAAAAGGATAGAAATTAGGTATTATTACAGCCACAGTTGCTGATCTCCACGAATATGCGAAGTTACGATTCAAATCGACACCCACACAGTTAGCATTGACCTGTCGTCGATTCTGACGCCACAGTCTGTTGTTGGTTCTTGACCACTCGTATCCGTCGGGATTGAGATTTGGTGTGATAATCCAATCAGTGTTTGCTAACAGTTCACTCGACGAAGCTGGATCTTCAACGAGTCTATTGATGAGATACATAACTGACGCTTGAGAAACCCACTCTCTCGCATGACATCCACCCTCGATGAAAATCAACGGCTTTGTACCGAAGGCTCCATTGGAAATCTTCAATGTGTAAATGACACGATTCTGGGCTGAACGTCCAATCACTTCAAATTGAACTCTATTTGGAAAACGCGACGCTAAGCTCCTGGAATATGTTTCCATTTGGTCGGATGACcaataaatgttgaaattgGGATCAGTGGTGAACGAAACATTGGAAAATGTGCGTCTGTATTCTTCTCTGCTTTGTCTATCCTGTTCCAACGCATCCTCTACGTCCTCAACGACAACTTTGTTCGTCATGTTCGAGAACTTCAAGAACAGTTCAAATTTCGGAATCAATTTTGGTTCAATCATCACACTCGACGCCATTCCTTGACCGTACAAACGCCAAAAGTCTACACCCTCTATATGCTGCCACATTGATAATTCATCGTGTTGGCGTTTGGTTACTGGTGTCACTTCGTACGCTTTATAGCCCCGGTAGCTTACAAATGCACTGACTGTGCAAATGCATGAAACTATCAAAACCAGGTAGCTCAAAACACTTTTCATTGCTTCCGTCTGTCTGTTCTCTTTAAGTGAATTCTGAATATTGGTCGCAGAGACTGCAATTAACCATGGTTGTACAGACGGTTTTTATACTACAACTCGATCTTGATAGCGAGTCACCGCTATTTTGCTTGTTATCTTAAGATTACGTGATTTGTTATGGGCTCTGTAAAAGTGCGCGAAAGTAAATTAGTTTTACCACCGGGTGTCACATTTTACAACTTTCTTAATTGCAATTGGTTCATTGTCGATGGTTTTGAAATAGAACCAATCAAGTAAACAAATCTGcctattttgttttaattgctCGACAATTTCTGTGAAGGTTGCGTTATCGACTATCGAATTTGTCTTTCGAGAAACTTTATCAAACTGAACATATTCCTCAGTTACTCTGATGGCTAAATTTTGCTGAAAATAGGCTTTGCTATACCACATCATTACTGCACACCCAGTTCAAAAAACtgaatgtttaattaaaaagtgATTGAACGATAAATCCATTCTAAAATAACCCAATccatttcgataaaattctgatttctttttagatttttttcaaagcAGACAATAAACAATCACAAGTTGCGCCTATATAACCGTTCTATACATTGAGTTTATGTAACAGTGCGTAAGTCGTCTGAAAAACACTGTTTTGACGCGCAgtctttttatgaatttctctttttgttttagttgattgaaaacattttaagatGAGACAATTACTCCTCAAGAAACCATTACATTATCTACAGACGGTTaagtcatctgttgtcgacatcTTGGACTAAACTAAGCGATGAGCTAAGTGACTAACATGTAGCAAAACttacgttaaaattaatgaagtaagagattcggtacccttaaggccagttcatggtcgcatatatcgcaaaaatgtatgcgagtatgaactggccttaaatggaaaaaatatttttttcaaaagaagtagtagattcgataACTGGGTTCTGAAGGAATAGGTTAAAACGCTATGTAAAACGACTCGCAGCAAAAGTCGAACCATTCAGTGGATTCAATGCGAAACAAACTCTTCTTAATCTATGTAGAAGTCTCTTGTGAGCGTATCATACTTACGATTTCTTCGAAACGATATTTTCAAACTCACCGGACATAGTAGagcattcaattttaaatggttttatGTGTGTAAGATATTCTGAAGCTGGAGACGTAGAAGTCAAAACGTATTTTTCAGGCGACCTCAAAGCCTGTCACTATGTAAGAAAGTAGTAACGTTTTGAATACTACAGCAACAACTTTTTGCTcggttttaaattttatatcgattaaaaatagaaaacgttgaaaatcacaggatttttattttgaaggacTCAAGGATTTTGAGGAGCCATgatgtagaacatttttttttgctcaaaatcAAGAGTtccatcgattaaaaatagaaaaaaacacaaactaaaaatttcGATCACGACTCATTGATTCAATagaaaattcttacaaatATCTCGAAAGGGCAAATCTATTCAAGCAAAACTGACGAGTGTTG includes:
- the LOC119080258 gene encoding carboxypeptidase B-like, translated to MKSVLSYLVLIVSCICTVSAFVSYRGYKAYEVTPVTKRQHDELSMWQHIEGVDFWRLYGQGMASSVMIEPKLIPKFELFLKFSNMTNKVVVEDVEDALEQDRQSREEYRRTFSNVSFTTDPNFNIYWSSDQMETYSRSLASRFPNRVQFEVIGRSAQNRVIYTLKISNGAFGTKPLIFIEGGCHAREWVSQASVMYLINRLVEDPASSSELLANTDWIITPNLNPDGYEWSRTNNRLWRQNRRQVNANCVGVDLNRNFAYSWRSATVACGSLTFPGPSPFSEPESQAINDLLTRYRQNIKTYITVHSFGDMVLYPWGFSGSPGLIGNHAYHHEVGLLWRNAIQAQTGKVYAVGNIAQLLGNAFGASDDHMAGDQRVDLVYTLELTRGGATGFDFPEAQIGPLVRETFHGFRAIGLHIGRNY
- the LOC119085694 gene encoding sodium-coupled monocarboxylate transporter 1-like isoform X2; translation: MRDIDQKIDINDMNKSLQLFGWVDYIVFLLMLIACALVGVYYGFIERKFKKKTMCGEGNGSEDVAQEYLMGGRQMAVIPVSLSLVASWISGISLLGLATEMYLYGTSYAFVLITLVISAIFFGIIYLPVFYNLQLTSLSEYLEMRFDKRMRILGSILYIIGALAYLPVVIYVPALAFNQVTGVNIHIVTPFVCVICIFYTLVGGIKAVVCTDCIQTVVMIGSMLLIIVKGTIDMGGFQTVWSRNLEGERLDFPELTLDLKVRHSVLSLLAGGVPYYITTCFIGQSMTQRYLSLPTLRKANYALVIFAIVLATIMAICCYSGMLVYALYRGCDPLKTKLINAPDQLLPLLVMNLLGSFPGLPGLFVAGIFSASLSSLSTFLNSMAAIVLEDFYKPFASRPLSEKQTSYLMRSVVFCTGVIALALVFVVEKLGTVLQLSMSLTGMVSGPTFGMFTMGLLCPWVHKRGAFTGAIAGILSMIWVLANAQSDIATGELTFTKKPLTTDECEYDFTNMLANSTTSSNDTNRSITFPTYFIRFLVP
- the LOC119085694 gene encoding sodium-coupled monocarboxylate transporter 1-like isoform X1 — protein: MRDIDQKIDINDMNKSLQLFGWVDYIVFLLMLIACALVGVYYGFIERKFKKKTMCGEGNGSEDVAQEYLMGGRQMAVIPVSLSLVASWISGISLLGLATEMYLYGTSYAFVLITLVISAIFFGIIYLPVFYNLQLTSLSEYLEMRFDKRMRILGSILYIIGALAYLPVVIYVPALAFNQVTGVNIHIVTPFVCVICIFYTLVGGIKAVVCTDCIQTVVMIGSMLLIIVKGTIDMGGFQTVWSRNLEGERLDFPELTLDLKVRHSVLSLLAGGVPYYITTCFIGQSMTQRYLSLPTLRKANYALVIFAIVLATIMAICCYSGMLVYALYRGCDPLKTKLINAPDQLLPLLVMNLLGSFPGLPGLFVAGIFSASLSSLSTFLNSMAAIVLEDFYKPFASRPLSEKQTSYLMRSVVFCTGVIALALVFVVEKLGTVLQLSMSLTGMVSGPTFGMFTMGLLCPWVHKRGAFTGAIAGILSMIWVLANAQSDIATGELTFTKKPLTTDECEYDFTNMLANSTTSSNDTNSSFQIHHISYLFYTIFGALITMTVGSAVSLLCEEKIECDMDTTLFSPFVRKFINSKKMLSIRPDVKEKSCVIHAFETNDTQF
- the LOC119085695 gene encoding probable cytochrome P450 28d2 isoform X2, coding for MTTKWLHLPIKKAIRYLLGIHLCLPERNGRRNEPKLHQHLLTAKVDYSLVAGNFVSGYLLFCMWSATAVAAIVGYLIQLKAMYPVIDDVCTKMTKFIHQEIKKQHPDGIDAKELAAKYTTDVVSSCIYGVDSKAFSDEESVIRKVGSTIFEPNIKFIIYFLLIQMFPFITKIYRMAFVKKETQDFFMKLMADAIKLREDQKIERDDYLNYLLQLKKKKNLPDIEVVAHTITFFLDGFETSSIAIAHMLYYLAANKSTQDKLRKEINDNIGENGRIDLDVLNDMPYMDQAFHETLRKNPPAGISSKVCTSATELTDYDGNIIPVEKGTIVQIPIYCIHHDERIYSDPDTFNPDRFSPENGGLKAYKDKGAFLGFLDGPRQCLGMRFALAQSKAAVAEIIRNFEVTVNPKTQEPLVLDPKGFLLLPVGGLWLNFKSLLSFNS
- the LOC119085695 gene encoding probable cytochrome P450 28d1 isoform X1, coding for MRLFIDVRCFFYYYLLCVSILKVESSQRKNLYFENEKKNKMWMLLFQISGVFVLIYLYLVWNFQYWKNRNVLSAKAYPIFGSFPKSFMQQLNICYEQMVVFKQYRAKSPFIGIMSGRTPQLLILDSSTAKDILVKDFKNFHDNEVASLTDKESDPIFARNPFMLAGEEWKEKRAEITPAFTHSKLKAMYPVIDDVCTKMTKFIHQEIKKQHPDGIDAKELAAKYTTDVVSSCIYGVDSKAFSDEESVIRKVGSTIFEPNIKFIIYFLLIQMFPFITKIYRMAFVKKETQDFFMKLMADAIKLREDQKIERDDYLNYLLQLKKKKNLPDIEVVAHTITFFLDGFETSSIAIAHMLYYLAANKSTQDKLRKEINDNIGENGRIDLDVLNDMPYMDQAFHETLRKNPPAGISSKVCTSATELTDYDGNIIPVEKGTIVQIPIYCIHHDERIYSDPDTFNPDRFSPENGGLKAYKDKGAFLGFLDGPRQCLGMRFALAQSKAAVAEIIRNFEVTVNPKTQEPLVLDPKGFLLLPVGGLWLNFKSLLSFNS